The Salvia splendens isolate huo1 chromosome 21, SspV2, whole genome shotgun sequence genome includes a window with the following:
- the LOC121784304 gene encoding uncharacterized protein LOC121784304, producing the protein MVLWHPPDAPWVKLNTDSAFSTSTLAAGEGGLVRGSDGCLLRAFCAPIAASSSFVAELLALIRGLEMTMELSTHIWIELDSAALDNLLSSRHFGSADFRHHMALIRSMTAQRHVRFSHIYREGNRAADFLAGRGVQTPALTYFDPIYEPRYLKALVRMDHLGYPNFRFRRRDVG; encoded by the coding sequence ATGGTCCTATGGCATCCCCCTGATgcaccttgggtgaagctgaacacagacAGTGCCTTCTCTACATCGACACTGGCGGCGGGGGAGGGAGGATTGGTCCGTGGTTCTGATGGATGCCTTCTGCGGGCTTTTTGTGCTCCGATAGCTGCATCATCGAGCTTTGTAGCGGAGCttttggctctgattcgggGTTTGGAGATGACTATGGagctttctactcacatttggaTAGAGCTGGACTCAGCGGCTCTGGATAATTTGTTGTCATCTAGACACTTTGGCTCTGCGGATTTTAGACACCAtatggctttgatccggagcATGACAGCTCAGCGGCATGTTCgattctcacacatctacagagaaggAAACAGGGCTGCTGAttttctggcaggtaggggTGTCCAAACCCCTGCCCTTACATATTTTGATCCAATCTATGAGCCACGGTATCTGAAGGCGCTAGTTAGGATGGACCAtctgggatatcctaacttccgtttccgacgtagagatgtggggTGA
- the LOC121784994 gene encoding chitin-inducible gibberellin-responsive protein 1-like, whose protein sequence is MESECYGSSSIPPGFDSPRCHFYGHYHDSVDGEINQHHIRRALQELERALMAVDDDNAEDITSHFLPQSSSNDLKQLLIACAQALSENKVDQFEKLVDRASRGVSITGPPIERLGAYMLQGLLARKGAGIYRAFKCHEPDSNAFLAYTRTMYQVWPYLKFSYMAANGAIAEACKNSDRIHIVDFQIEQGTQWITLLQALAQRPTGPPSVRITGVDDPLSRLTRGAGLAAVGETFVQISKKFNIPVEFHPVPVLASDVTREVLNVRPGEALAVNFPLQLHHTPDESVDVSNPRDRLLRMVKSLSPTVVTLVEQESNTNTAAFLPRFVETLDYYLAMFESLDIATERESMDRINVEQHWLARDMVNVIACEGKERVERHELFGKWRSRFRMAGFEQCELSPYVNWVIRGLLRGYSEHYSLVERDGAMLLAWKNRNVISASAWH, encoded by the coding sequence ATGGAATCAGAGTGCTATGGTTCTTCCTCAATCCCTCCCGGATTCGATTCGCCTCGTTGCCATTTCTACGGTCACTATCATGATAGTGTTGATGGAGAAATCAATCAGCACCACATACGGCGCGCTCTGCAGGAGCTGGAGCGTGCTCTAATGGCGGTCGATGATGACAACGCGGAAGACATCACATCCCATTTCCTGCCTCAGAGCTCGAGCAACGACCTCAAACAGCTGCTGATCGCATGCGCCCAAGCCCTCTCCGAGAACAAGGTGGACCAATTCGAGAAGCTCGTGGACCGTGCTAGTCGTGGCGTGTCTATAACCGGGCCGCCAATAGAGCGCCTCGGGGCCTACATGCTTCAAGGCCTTCTCGCTAGAAAGGGCGCCGGCATTTACAGGGCATTCAAATGCCACGAACCCGATAGCAACGCTTTCCTTGCCTACACGCGCACCATGTATCAAGTCTGGCCTTACCTCAAGTTCAGCTACATGGCTGCAAACGGCGCCATCGCGGAAGCCTGCAAGAACTCTGATCGCATCCACATCGTCGATTTCCAGATAGAACAGGGCACCCAGTGGATCACTCTGTTGCAAGCGCTCGCACAGCGCCCTACCGGCCCTCCAAGCGTACGCATCACTGGGGTGGACGATCCCCTCTCGAGACTCACCCGTGGCGCTGGCTTGGCTGCGGTTGGGGAGACATTCGTCCAGATATCCAAAAAATTCAACATCCCGGTCGAGTTCCACCCTGTCCCGGTCCTTGCCTCGGACGTGACAAGGGAGGTGCTCAACGTTAGGCCAGGCGAGGCGTTGGCGGTGAACTTCCCTCTCCAGCTCCACCACACTCCGGACGAGAGTGTGGACGTCTCCAACCCGAGGGACAGGCTTCTCCGGATGGTGAAGTCGCTGTCCCCGACGGTGGTGACACTTGTCGAGCAGGAATCGAACACCAACACGGCCGCGTTCCTCCCGAGGTTCGTGGAGACGCTGGACTACTACCTGGCGATGTTCGAGTCGCTGGACATCGCCACGGAAAGGGAGAGCATGGATCGGATCAATGTGGAGCAGCATTGGTTGGCGAGAGACATGGTGAATGTGATAGCGTGCGAGGGGAAGGAGAGAGTCGAGCGACACGAACTGTTCGGGAAGTGGAGATCGAGGTTTAGGATGGCCGGTTTCGAGCAGTGTGAGCTGAGCCCTTATGTGAATTGGGTGATCAGAGGGCTGCTGAGGGGATACTCGGAGCATTATAGTTTGGTAGAGAGAGATGGAGCAATGCTGTTGGCGTGGAAGAATAGGAATGTGATCTCTGCTTCTGCTTGGCATTAG